A region of Athene noctua chromosome 12, bAthNoc1.hap1.1, whole genome shotgun sequence DNA encodes the following proteins:
- the MZB1 gene encoding marginal zone B- and B1-cell-specific protein, with protein MQPVLAAWLALSLLAGMGAEDMCGAPPASPAHSIPAPQLSPEERLSPHMPESLRCDACHAIAFQIEEQLRRVEGKVGRKTLSESDYVEVLERSCSQGWESYGVQELDGEKRLAGPGLPRQEPMSVMVMGGPWPGRLSKMCHSYVGEQGEAQIYGAHQRGPAALRELLCHGEKGACASGKAGGPAPPKVLQNEL; from the exons ATGCAGCCGGTgctggcagcgtggctggccCTGAGCCTGctggcagggatgggggctgAGGACATGTGTGGGGCCCCCCCTGCCAGCCCGGCCCactccatccctgcaccccagctcagCCCTGAGGAGCGGCTCTCGCCCCATATGCCCGAATCTCTGCGCTGTGACGCCTGCCACGCCATCGCCTTCCAG ATTGAAGAGCAGCTGCGCagggtggaggggaaggtggGCAGGAAGACGCTGAGCGAGTCTGACTatgtggaggtgctggagaggAGCTGCTCGCAGGGCTGGGAGAG CTAcggggtgcaggagctggatggggagAAGCGGCTGGCAGGGCCAGGGCTGCCAAGACAGGAGCCCATGAGCGTGATGGTGATGGGGGGACCCTGGCCAGGCAG GTTGTCCAAGATGTGCCACAGCTACGTGGGCGAGCAGGGAGAGGCACAGATCTACGGGGCGCACcagcggggcccggccgcccTCCGGGAGCTGCTCTGCCACGGGGAGAAGGGAGCCTGTGCCAGTGGCAAGGCCGGGGGGCCGGCCCCCCCCAAGGTGCTGCAGAATGAGCTGTAG
- the PROB1 gene encoding proline-rich basic protein 1, whose protein sequence is MPRGKRDPVLLSHAEFPGTDGERPRSGGESRRSTSEEEGHLPGLPRDDLTKSMSGSSVSSYHSALCSEGTETFKDCLEFLDEEGTPPRDTGRQGSLAEGAAPVCWAPAGAPRVPPLPGPLARPQQAQLSIAAKNSPVPGPGGRMGLLGGDRQPAPAATTAGGELALPRQPGGMLGGAPSDSDEADGEVRALTARAFRSLSGLPAAHLDMCSSHTSSSLSNSLSEDGGRPRRWPVASSEPRGTVLLGLLGKEQFECVDVELESGEARKGHCKKRTVPKRQILLKRKERKETGFGPWGDGPAPQPLPPARKEPFSKGRAVGEDFRLNYKQFVKTASLDTDASKTRAASCLVKNVLAKKMQYEQRIKMEQKGLWGSSTSSGPSSAGTDLLGDGLEGKSSSLSRSDCSFSAEDLRSGRVPVATVAVGDVTTTHPTKGVVLSEATRESVCKLKKTFNELNERMRYREVLESHQLPSTTTEDPASGRTRYRQARALFEARPGVGKVLDVARKFEKVPKPWPSLKQRAICPSHPKPLPFKADSPALPTTPPRRLVTSWAQEVRLVPQSQQEEKPPAVPRQPPSPGTPARGAPPAIPPKPEEKGKGCIPQPRDVRKLVKSSYSLCFGAAGASRGTTAPASGGEPPTATPLVIHCTSVCRREPATELGDEEVLAAASQEPAPACAEGPAKPTSSRPSPTQGSPVNITKVQATRRGEAATEGPPASPPRWERSELRVPPWVPVAEGVPHVETHLHVLVGRQSPAAPREGSPAQSSAVLRAEKTVLLPQLSPSPTEGKEKEGRGHGGTRGLHAAEGPEPAAQQHGSCDSGDPRAGAPAGGSTHPQPAKPAARSVPEPGTSEQRQKQPGSWLVSAGSGGSADSTSPAALFEAREGSEGPSGRLPEQREAWEHLLKWPAGTEPNPPAAPAENFNYLAIPVKAPKSSPMPKLPSVPNPASTSFGSSAVPSPAIASFGTPLVPNPTSTSFGTPLVPNTTSTSFGTPLVPKPASTAFGSPTVPSMSNASFGFPSVSSLANTSFGTPLVSNSTKSFGTPLIPYPASASFGTPFIPNLCGTSFGTPLVPNPSSTSFGTPLVPNPSGVSFGTPLVPNPSSASFGTPSVPNLPNSSLGIPLVPNPASSSFGCPFVTNPVPSSLGYPLVSNVVSSSFGSPLAPNLASAPLGTGVCPLPGGEALWSKPIPEPPLPQPSTGPAAVEHAVPLPPAQPQPHLEDAPHFLRRTEGTSQSSKSTPSPTKPFAPHLPAHRKMLVDPDSGKRYYMEPPRQPQLKTLYDPETGQYLEVLIPPVASHTGLYQAPFNPLVMAPGVYGPPYMPYSSFPGLSAHPPPSAPSPVHPDLPVAENPSFSGTFSSVSKGEGPPAAGGPDGGYLESLYYIPTGMQASPGPSPGQPPAHASPAGPEKEPLLRM, encoded by the exons ATGCCCCGTGGGAAGAGGGACCCGGTCCTGCTCTCCCATGCCGAGTTCCCCGGCACCGACGGCGAGCGTCCCCGCAGCGGCGGCGAGAGCCGGAGGTCCACGTCGGAGGAGGAGGGCCACCTCCCCGGCCTCCCCCGCGACGACCTCACCAAGAGCATGTCCGGCTCCTCCGTCTCCTCCTACCACTCCGCCCTGTGCTCAGAGGGGACAGAGACCTTCAAGGACTGCCTGGAGTTTCTGGATGAGGAGGGGACACCCCCCCGGGACACGGGGCGGCAGGGCAGCCTTGCCGAGGGGGCCGCCCCGGTGTGCTGGGCTCCGGCGGGggccccccgcgtccccccgctgcccggccccctcGCCCGCCCGCAGCAGGCTCAGCTGTCCATCGCAGCTAAGAATAGCCcggtgccggggccggggggcaggaTGGGTCTCCTCGGCGGGGACCGGCAGCCCGCCCCTGCTGCCACCACCGCTGGTGGGGAGCTGGCTCTGCCCCGGCAGCCCGGGGGGATGCTCGGCGGGGCGCCCAGCGATTCGGACGAGGCGGACGGCGAGGTGCGAGCGCTGACGGCCCGGGCTTTCCGCAGCCTATCGGGTCTCCCTGCTGCTCATCTCGACATGTGCAGCTCCCACacctcttccagcctctccaaCTCGCTGTCGGAGGACGgtgggcggccgcggcggtggccgGTGGCCAGCAGCGAGCCGCGGGGCACGGTG CTGCTGGGcttgctggggaaggagcagtTCGAGTGCGTGGACGTGGAGCTGGAGAGCGGAGAGGCCAGGAAGGGCCACTGCAAGAAGAGGACTGTCCCCAAGCGCCAGATCCtgctgaagaggaaggagaggaaggagacagGTTTTGGCCCCTGGGGGGATggcccagccccccagcccctgccccccgcccggAAGGAGCCCTTCAGCAAGGGCAGGGCCGTCGGGGAGGACTTCAGGCTCAACTACAAGCAGTTCGTGAAGACAGCGTCCCTGGACACTGACGCCAGCAAGACCAGAGCGGCTTCTTGCCTGGTGAAAAACGTCCTCGCCAAGAAAATGCAGTACGAGCAGAGGATCAAGATGGAgcagaaggggctgtggggcagctcgACCTCCTCAGGGCCATCCTCTGCCGGCACCGACCTGCTGGGGGACGGCCTGGAAGGCAAGTCCAGCTCACTCTCCCGCTCGGACTGCAGCTTCTCAGCCGAGGACCTGCGCAGCGGCAGGGTGCCGGTGGCCACGGTGGCCGTGGGGGATGTCACCACCACCCATCCCACCAAGGGGGTGGTGCTGAGCGAGGCAACGAGAGAGAGTGTCTGCAAGCTGAAGAAGACCTTCAATGAACTCAATGAGAGGATGAGGTATCGGGAAGTGCTGGAGAGCCACCAGCTGCCCAGCACCACCACTGAGGACCCAGCATCGGGGAGGACCCGCTACCGGCAAGCGCGTGCCTTGTTCGAAGCCCGTCCTGGGGTCGGGAAGGTGTTGGATGTCGCCCGCAAATTTGAGAAAGTGCCAAAGCCGTGGCCCAGCTTGAAGCAGCGAGCCATCTGCCCCAGCCACCCAAAACCCCTCCCCTTCAAAGCCGACAGCCCGGCGCTCCCCACCACGCCACCACGCCGCCTCGTCACCTCCTGGGCGCAGGAGGTGAGGCTGGTGCCACAGAGCCAGCAGGAAGAGAAGCCACCAGCAGTGCCTCGCCAGCcgcccagccctggcaccccGGCCCGGGGGGCCCCGCCGGCCATCCCCCCCAAGCcagaagagaaggggaaggggtgCATCCCGCAGCCCCGGGATGTGCGCAAGCTGGTGAAGAGCAGCTACAGCCTCTGCTTTGGGGCTGCTGGCGCATCCCGTGGCACCACAGCACCAGCGAGTGGCGGGGAGCCACCAACGGCCACCCCGCTTGTCATCCACTGCACCTCGGTCTGCCGCCGGGAGCCAGCGACGGAGCTGGGGGATGAGGAGGTGCTGGCAGCCGCCAGCCAAGAGCCAGCCCCAGCATGTGCCGAAGGCCCCGCAAAGCCCACCAGCAGCCGGCCCTCACCCACCCAGGGCTCCCCTGTCAACATCACAAAGGTTCAGGCCACGCGGAGGGGTGAGGCCGCCACGGAGGGGCCACCGGCATCTCCCCCACGCTGGGAGCGGAGCGAGCTCAGGGTGCCGCCGTGGGTGCCGGTGGCCGAGGGGGTGCCGCACGTGGAGACCCATCTCCATGTTCTGGTGGGCCGACAGTCCCCAGCAGCGCCCCGGGAGGGCTCCCCGGCTCAGAGCAGTGCAGTGCTGCGGGCGGAGAAGACTGTTCTCCTCCCACAACTGTCACCGAGTCCCAcggagggaaaggagaaggagggacGCGGCCATGGTGGCACCAGAGGGCTCCACGCTGCTGAGGGGCCCGAGCCAGCAGCGCAGCAGCATGGAAGCTGCGACAGTGGGGACCCCCGAGCTGGAGCCCCGGCTGGCGGCAGCACACACCCACAGCCTGCGAAACCGGCAGCAAGAAGCGTGCCAGAGCCAGGCACAAGcgagcagaggcagaagcagccAGGCAGCTGGCTGGTGTCGGCGGGGAGTGGCGGCTCTGCTGACAGCACCAGCCCTGCCGCCCTGTTTGAAGCCAGGGAGGGCAGTGAAGGACCCTCTGGCCGCCTGCCGGAGCAGAGGGAGGCCTGGGAGCATTTACTGAAGTGGCCAGCAGGCACCGAGCCGAACCCTCCTGCTGCCCCGGCGGAGAACTTCAACTACTTAGCAATTCCTGTGAAAgcccccaaatcctccccaatGCCAAAGCTGCCCTCAGTCCCCAACCCAGCCAGCACGTCCTTTGGGAGCTCTGCAGTCCCCAGCCCGGCCATTGCGTCCTTTGGGACCCCTTTGGTCCCCAACCCAACCAGCACATCCTTTGGGACCCCTTTGGTCCCCAACACAACCAGCACATCCTTTGGGACACCTTTGGTCCCCAAGCCAGCCAGCACAGCCTTTGGGTCCCCCACAGTCCCCAGTATGTCCAACGCATCCTTCGGCTTCCCCTCAGTCTCCAGCCTGGCCAACACATCATTTGGGACTCCCTTGGTCTCCAACTCCACCAAGTCTTTTGGGACCCCCTTGATCCCCTACCCAGCCAGTGCGTCCTTTGGGACCCCCTTCATCCCTAACCTGTGTGGCACATCCTTTGGGACCCCCTTAGTCCCCAATCCATCCAGCACATCCTTTGGGACCCCTTTGGTCCCTAATCCATCTGGTGTATCCTTTGGGACCCCTTTGGTCCCCAATCCATCCAGCGCATCCTTTGGGACTCCCTCAGTCCCTAATCTGCCCAACTCATCACTGGGGATCCCCTTGGTCCCCAACCCAGCCAGCTCATCCTTTGGGTGCCCCTTTGTCACCAACCCAGTTCCCTCTTCCCTTGGGTACCCATTAGTCTCCAACGTGGTCAGCTCATCCTTTGGATCCCCTTTGGCCCCCAACCTGGCCAGTGCTCCACTGGGGACTGGCGTGTGTCCCCTGCCCGGTGGGGAAGCACTGTGGAGCAAACCCATTCctgagccccccctgccccagccctccaCGGGCCCAGCCGCTGTGGAGCATGCAGTAccactgcccccagcccagccccagcctcaccTTGAGGATGCTCCCCATTTCCTCAGGAGGACTGAAGGCACCTCACAGAGCAGTAAGAGCACACCAAGCCCCACCAAGCCCTTCGCCCCCCACCTGCCTGCGCACCGGAAGATGCTCGTTGATCCCGACAGTGGGAAACGCTACTACATGGAGCCACCACGGCAACCCCAGCTGAAAACACTCTATGACCCCGAGACCGGGCAGTACCTGGAGGTGCTCATCCCACCAGTGGCATCGCACACCGGGCTCTACCAGGCTCCTTTCAACCCCCTGGTCATGGCCCCGGGGGTCTATGGCCCACCCTACATGCCCTACAGCAGCTTCCCCGGGCTCTCAGCACACCCGCCACCCTCTGCCCCCTCTCCTGTGCACCCTGACCTGCCGGTTGCTGAAAACCCCAGCTTCTCTGGGACCTTCAGCTCTGTCTCCAAGGGCGAGGGGCCACCTGCTGCCGGGGGTCCTGATGGCGGGTACCTGGAGAGCCTGTACTACATCCCCACGGGGATGCAGgccagccctggccccagccctggccagccccctgcccacgCCAGCCCTGCCGGGCCCGAGAAGGAACCGCTGCTCCGAATGTGA
- the SLC23A1 gene encoding LOW QUALITY PROTEIN: solute carrier family 23 member 1 (The sequence of the model RefSeq protein was modified relative to this genomic sequence to represent the inferred CDS: inserted 3 bases in 2 codons) — translation MATFQPAAXRTTACVVTKVLPTAIKXPRAVTSPPGPHRWRMGTHSGDLAQPQNGNLALTPPGPPRTPGKELPAAGRDPAAGTGPPRPEMDMLYRIEDVPPWYLCILLGFQHYLTCFSGTIAVPFLLAESLCVGKDQLTVSYLIGTIFTCVGITTLIQTTVGIRLPLFQASALAFLVPAKAILALEKWQCPPEEQIYGNWALPLNTSHIWQPRMREIQGAIVVSSLVEVAIGLLGLPGALLSYIGPLTVTPTISLIGLSVFQAAGERAGSHWGIATLTIFLIILFAQYLRHVAICLPGYRWGHGFVLFRVQIFKMFPIILAIMVVWLLCYVLTCTGIFPSQPEAYGYKARTDARGEILSAAPWFRVPYPCQWGLPTVTSAAVLGMFSATLAGIIESIGDYYSCARLAGAPPPPVHAINRGIFTEGISCIIAGLLGTGNGSTSSSPNIGVLGITKVGSRRVIQYGAGIMLVLGTIGKFTALFASLPDPILGGMFCTLFGMITAVGLSNLQFVDMNSSRNLFVLGFAMFFGLTLPNYLDSHPKAINTGVPELDQILTVLLTTEMFVGGTIAFILDNTIPGTQEERGLVQWKAGAHSDSAASASLRSYDFPFGMSVVRRSRWLKHVPICPVFTGFKARAKGSGATAVDVQETTDGLSVCTKV, via the exons ATGGCCACCTTCCAGCCTGCTGC TCGCACCACAGCCTGCGTGGTGACTAAAGTCCTTCCCACAGCCATAA TCCCTCGTGCAGTGACATCGCCGCCAGGGCCGCATCGCTGGAGGATGGGGACCCACTCGGGAGACCTGGCTCAGCCCCAG AACGGGAACTTGGCTCTcaccccccctggccccccacgAACCCCTGGGAAGGAGCTGCCTGCGGCAGGCAGG gACCCCGCGGCAGGGACTGGGCCCCCCCGCCCGGAGATGGATATGCTCTACAGGATCGAGGACGTGCCCCCCTGGTACCTCTGCATCCTGCTCGGCTTCCAG cacTACCTGACCTGCTTCAGCGGCACCATTGCCGTCCCCTTCCTGCTGGCCGAGAGCCTGTGCGTGGGCAAGGACCAGCTCACCGTCAGCTACCTCATCGGCACCATCTTCACCTGCGTCGGCATCACCACCCTCATCCAGACCACTGTGGGCATCAG gctgcccctctTCCAGGCAAGTGCGCTGGCCTTCCTTGTCCCCGCCAAAGCCATTCTGGCCCTGGAGAAGTGGCAATGCCCACCTGAAG agCAGATCTATGGCAACTGGGCGCTGCCACTCAACACCTCCCACATCTGGCAGCCCCGCATGCGAGAG ATCCAAGGGGCCATTGTGGTGTCCAGCCTGGTGGAGGTGGCTATcgggctgctggggctccccggggcacTGCTCAGCTACATCGGGCCGCTGACCGTCACCCCCACCATCTCCCTCATCGGACTCTCGGTCTTCCAGGCAGCCGGCGAGCGGGCCGGCTCTCACTGGGGCATTGCCACGCT GACCATCTTCCTGATCATCCTGTTTGCCCAGTACCTGCGGCATGTCGCCATCTGCCTGCCCGGCTACCGGTGGGGCCATGGCTTCGTCCTTTTTCGCGTTCAGATCTTCAAGATGTTCCCG ATCATCTTGGCCATCATGGTGGTGTGGCTGCTCTGCTACGTGCTGACGTGCACCGGCATCTTCCCCAGCCAGCCTGAGGCGTACGGCTACAAGGCCAGGACAGACGCCCGGGGGGAGATCCTGTCCGCAGCACCCTGGTTTCGGGTCCCCTACCCCT GCCAGTGGGGTCTGCCCACGGTGACCTCGGCAGCCGTGCTGGGCATGTTCAGCGCCACGCTGGCAGGCATCATCGAGTCCATCGGGGACTACTACTCCTGTGCCCGCCTGGCGggagccccccctccccctgtGCATGCCATTAACAG GGGCATTTTCACTGAAGGCATCTCCTGCATCATCGCGGGGCTGCTGGGAACCGGCAACGGctccacctcctccagccccaaCATCGGCGTCCTGGGCATCACGAAG GTGGGGAGCAGGAGGGTGATACAGTACGGGGCCGGGATCATGCTTGTGTTGGGGACCATCGGCAAGTTCACGGCGCTCTTCGCCTCCCTGCCTGACCCCATCCTCGGCGGGATGTTCTGCACCTTATTCG GCATGATCACGGCCGTCGGCCTCTCCAACTTGCAGTTCGTCGACATGAACTCCTCCCGCAACCTCTTTGTGCTGGGCTTCGCCATGTTCTTTGGGCTGACGCTGCCAAATTACCTGGATTCCCACCCCAAGGCCATTAACACAG GTGTCCCCGAGCTGGACCAGATCCTGACGGTGCTGCTGACAACAGAGATGTTTGTCGGGGGGACCATCGCCTTCATTCTGGACAACACCATCCCGG GGACGCAGGAGGAGCGAGGGCTGGTGCAGTGGAAGGCAGGCGCGCACTCGGACAGTGCAGCCAGCGCCAGCCTGAGGAGCTACGACTTCCCCTTCGGGATGAGCGTGGTGAGGAGGAGCCGGTGGCTGAAGCATGTGCCCATCTGCCCCGTGTTCACGGGGTTTAAGGCCCGAGCGAAGGGCAGTGGTGCGACAGCCGTGGACGTGCAGGAGACCACAGATGGGCTCTCCGTGTGCACGAAGGTCTGA
- the PAIP2 gene encoding polyadenylate-binding protein-interacting protein 2, protein MKDPSRSSTSPSIISEDVIINGHSHEDDNPFAEYMWMENEEEFNRQIEEELWEEEFIERCFQEMLEEEEEHEWFIPARDLPQTMDQIQDQFNDLVISDSSSLEDLVVKSNLNPNAKEFVPGVKYLNI, encoded by the exons ATGAAAGATCCAAGTCGCAGCAGTACTAGCCCAAgcatcatcagtgaagatgtgaTTATAAATGGTCATTCTCATGAAGATGACAATCCCTTTGCGGAGTACATGTGGATGGAAAACGAAGAGGAATTTAACAGGCAG ATCGAAGAGGAGTTGTGGGAAGAAGAATTTATTGAGCGCTGTTTCCAGGAGATgctggaagaagaggaggaacacGAATGGTTTATTCCAGCCCGTGATCTCCCACAAACAATGGATCAAATCCAGGACCAGTTCAATGACCTTGTTATCAGTGACAGCTCATCACTGGAGGATCTGGTG gTCAAGAGTAATCTGAATCCAAACGCAAAGGAGTTTGTTCCTGGGGTGAAGTACTTAAATATTTGA